A segment of the Streptomyces sp. XD-27 genome:
CCGCGCTCCGCACCGCCCTCGCCACCTGGTTCGGCCCGGCCCTACGGGCGTGAGGCACCGCGGCACACCTCAGCGCGGGCGGTGTCGCGGCGCCGCCGCCCGGCGCTGACCACCACACGCCTCCAGCACCCGGAAGCGGAAAGGGAACGACAGAATGACGAGTCCGCTGGAAGAACGGTGGATACGCCACTACCGCGACGACGACACCTGCGGGACGAAACTCGTCTGCTTCCCCCACGCCGGCGGCTGGGCGAGCGCCTATCGCACCTGGCCCCTGGGCCTGCCCCCGGACATCGGCGTGCTCGCCGTCCGCTACCCGGGCCGAGAAGACCGGTACGCCGACCCGTTCCCGCCGGGGCTCGAGGACCTCGCGGACGACATAGCCGACGCGCTCACCGAGTTGACGCGACACCAGTTGGTGCTGTTCGGCCACAGCATGGGCGCCACGGTGGCGCACGAGGTGGCGCTGCGCCTCCAACAGCGGGGGTGCCCGCCAGCCGCCCTGTGCGTGTCCGGCAGACGACCGCCGCACGCGCTGGACGGATCGCGGACATACTTCGACACGGACGAGAAGATCATCACGGAGATCCTGCGCTTCGACCAGAGCCGCGCCCCGGTCTTCGCGGACCCCGACCTGCGAGAACTCGTACTCCCCGCGGTTCGCGCGGACTACCGGATGGTGGACGCCTACCGCGGTGGCCCCCGCCCTCCGCTCGACTGCCCCGTATACGGCTACACCGGTGACAACGACCCCGAAGCGACCCCGAAGCAGATGCGCGGCTGGGCGGACCTGACGCACACCGCCTTCCGGCTCCGCGTGCTGCCCGGCGGCCACTTCTACCTCGTAGCCGAGGAAGCCGCGCTCCTGGCGGACTTGACCGACGTACTGGCCCGCACCAAGCGCCGTACAGAGGCCGCCTCCTGACGCACGACCAACACAGCGGCCGCGCACCGCAGCGCCCTGACTCTGCAAAGTCGTGCTCGATAGCACCAAGATCCTCGATCAGCAGATGCGGAGCGCTGTTCATGTGCGTCCCCCGATGCTCCGTAGGGGCCCTGAGGCGCGGCTTTCGCCGGCCGACGGGGCGGAAACGGAGGAGAGCCTGCTACGGATACGCCGATGGTAGAGCCGATGCGGCGCGGGGTGACAGTATGTTTTCCGAATTCACCCCGGCCGGGTGGAACTCCCGGGCGGAGTTCGGGGCGGAGTTCGGGGCGGAACCCTTCGCCGTCCGAACAACGGTCCGCATACCGGCCGGATCAACCCGCCAGGGGTAGTTGGACGACCAGCAGCTTTCCGGCCATGGTCACGCCGCCGTCCATCGCGATGGCGAGATCGTCGGCGTAGACGTGCGGTCCTTCGACGGACGGGGCGCCGCCGTCCTCGCCGTCTTCCGAGCCGACCTCGCCCAGCAGATACGGAATGGGGCTGTGGCCGTGCACGATGCGCTGCCCGCCGTAGGCGTCG
Coding sequences within it:
- a CDS encoding thioesterase II family protein; this translates as MTSPLEERWIRHYRDDDTCGTKLVCFPHAGGWASAYRTWPLGLPPDIGVLAVRYPGREDRYADPFPPGLEDLADDIADALTELTRHQLVLFGHSMGATVAHEVALRLQQRGCPPAALCVSGRRPPHALDGSRTYFDTDEKIITEILRFDQSRAPVFADPDLRELVLPAVRADYRMVDAYRGGPRPPLDCPVYGYTGDNDPEATPKQMRGWADLTHTAFRLRVLPGGHFYLVAEEAALLADLTDVLARTKRRTEAAS